One segment of Cyprinus carpio isolate SPL01 chromosome B20, ASM1834038v1, whole genome shotgun sequence DNA contains the following:
- the hmbox1b gene encoding homeobox-containing protein 1: MSHYTDEPRFTIEQIDLLQRLRHTGMTKPEIVHALNTLERLDREHGDKFGRRGPSDSNATNSTTSSTTPTSNNTSNATMATSSTTSTATQTQFHGNLSPSPSNSYATSPPAVLPSPVSLVAMAQNGRDALAATPNGKLSPNRYPVNSAAAVRSYGLEGSEEDLDIDDKVEELMRRDSTLVKEEIKAFLGNRRISQAVVAQVTGISQSRISHWLLQQGSDLSEQKKRAFYRWYQLEKTTPGATLNMRPTPVSLDEMEWRQTPPPISSAPGSFRLRRGSRFTWRKECLAVMESYFSDNQYPDEAKREEIANACNAVIQKPGKKLSDLERVTSLKVYNWFANRRKEIKRRANIATILESHGIDVQSPGGHSNSDDIDANDYNEQGCDVTYFEKRGVNRPFGYYRLEPTSPTQDDAGNHADHQDPISLAVEMAAVNHSILALSRPGGVASEIKTESLDDD; the protein is encoded by the exons ATGTCTCACTACACAGATGAGCCACGCTTCACTATCGAACAGATCGACCTGCTGCAGAGACTGCGGCATACAGGTATGACCAAACCCGAGATCGTGCACGCGCTGAACACCCTGGAGCGACTCGACCGCGAGCACGGGGACAAGTTTGGCCGGCGCGGCCCGTCGGACTCCAATGCCACCAACAGCACCACCTCCAGCACTACACCCACCTCAAATAACACTAGCAACGCCACCATGGCAacctcctccaccacctccacAGCAACGCAAACGCAGTTCCACGGTAATTTATCGCCGTCGCCCAGCAACAGTTACGCCACATCTCCACCCGCCGTCTTACCCTCGCCGGTCTCTCTGGTCGCCATGGCGCAGAATGGGCGGGACGCTTTGGCGGCGACGCCCAATGGGAAGCTGTCGCCAAACCGTTACCCAGTGAACAGTGCGGCGGCTGTGAGATCGTATGGGCTGGAGGGGTCAGAGGAGGACCTGGATATAGACGACAAGGTGGAGGAGCTCATGAG GCGGGACAGCACCCTGGTGAAAGAGGAAATCAAAGCCTTTCTGGGCAACAGACGCATTTCACAGGCCGTGGTGGCTCAGGTCACAG GCATCAGTCAGAGCAGAATCTCTCACTGGCTCCTCCAGCAGGGCTCAGATCTCAGCGAACAGAAGAAACGAGCTTTCTATCGCTGGTACCAGCTGGAGAAGACAACGCCAG gtGCCACATTAAATATGCGGCCCACCCCTGTATCTCTGGATGAGATGGAGTGGCGTCAGACTCCACCCCCCATAAGCTCCGCCCCTGGAAGCTTCCGTCTGCGCAGAGGCAGTCGATTCACCTGGAGGAAGGAATGTCTTGCGGTGATGGAGAG CTATTTCAGTGATAATCAATATCCAGATGAAGCCAAACGAGAAGAAATCGCTAATGCCTGTAACGCTGTTATTCAGAAACCAG GAAAGAAGCTGTCTGACTTGGAAAGAGTCACATCATTGAAAGTCTACAACTGGTTTGCCAACCGACGCAAAGAGATCAAGAGGAGGGCCAATATTG CCACAATCTTGGAGAGTCACGGGATCGATGTGCAGAGTCCCGGAGGACACTCCAACAGTGACGACATCGACGCTAACGACTACAACGAGCAG GGTTGTGATGTTACCTATTTTGAAAAGAGAGGCGTGAACAGACCCTTTGGTTACTACCGTCTGGAGCCCACCTCACCAACACAG GATGACGCCGGCAATCACGCAGACCACCAGGACCCCATCTCTCTCGCCGTGGAGATGGCAGCTGTCAATCACAGCATCCTCGCCCTGTCCCGCCCGGGAGGCGTGGCCAGTGAAATCAAGACAGAGTCACTGGATGATGACTGA